In Pseudomonas flavescens, the sequence GCCACGGAACAGCGTGACCCGCGAGATGCGATCGGCGAGCAGGCCGATGGGCAGTTGCAGCGCCGCATCACCGACCACCACCACGCTGGCCATGAACAGCGCGACTTCCTGGGTGAAGCCCTGACGCAGGCCGTAGATCGGCAACAGGGTGAGCATCATTGCCTCGAATGCGGCGAACAGCATCACCGCCCAGGCGATCGCCGGCATGCGCTGGCAGAACACCAGCAAACCGCGCCCAGAGGCGCTATGGGCATCGACCACCGGCGCACCGGTGCGCCCGATCAACAGCAGCGACCCGCCGATCAGCAAGGTGATACCGAACCAGAAGCCCAGATCCGTATCGGTGCCGAGCACGCTCAGCAACAACGGCCCGCAGAGTTGGCTCAACGCATAACCGGTGCCATACAGCGCGACCAGGCGGCCACGCCATTTTTCCACGGCCAACTGGTTGATCCAGCTTTCACCGAGGATGAACACCACGGTCAGGGTCACGCCCAGCAGCAGACGCAACAGCAGCCACACGGCGTAGCTCTGCATCAACGCCAGCCCGGCGACCGACAGCGCACCGACCAGTAGGCACAGTTGCATCAGCCGCGGCGTGGGGCAGCGCGAGGCCAGCCGCCCGGCCAGCGAAGCGCCGAGCAGCACGCCGATGGCCGGTGTCGCCGCCATGATGCCGATGGCGAACGAGCCATAACCCCAGCTCTCCAGACGCAAGGACACCAGCGGCATGGTGGTGCCCATCGCCAGGCCGATACTGATCACCGCCGCGCAAACGGCGAAGTAGGTTCCCCAACGCATTGCGACTCCAGAGACAAAGCACAGCGGCCGGGCTCCATGGAGCCCGGCCGCCGGGTTGATGAGCCCGCCCGCTGGCGAGCTTAACCGTGCTGGATCAGAGTTTGATCCAGGTGGCTTTCAGTTCGGTGTACTTGTCGAAGGCGTGCAGCGACTTGTCACGGCCGTTGCCCGACTGCTTGAAGCCACCGAACGGTGCGGTCATGTCGCCGCCATCGTACTGGTTGACCCACACGCTGCCAGCACGCAGCGCACGAGCGGTCAGGTGGGCCTTGGAGATATCCGCCGTCCATACGGCTGCGGCCAGGCCGTAAACGGTGTCGTTGGCGATCTGCACGGCCTGCTCGGCGCTGTCGAAACCGATCACCGAGAGCACCGGCCCGAAGATCTCCTCGCGGGCGATGGTCATCGCATTGGTCACACCGTCGAAGATGGTCGGCTCGACATAGGTGCCGCCGCTCTCCTGCAGGGTGCGCTTGCCACCGAGCAGCAGCGTGGCGCCGTCCTTGTGACCGGCCTCGATGTAGCCGAGCACGGTGTTCATCTGCTGGGTATCGACCAGAGCACCGACGTTGGTTTCCGGATCCAGCGGGTTGCCGGCCTTCCAGCCTTTCAGGGCCTCGACCACCATGGGCAGGAAACGCTCCTTGATGGAGTTTTCCACCAGCAGGCGCGAGCCCGCGGTGCACACTTCGCCCTGGTTGAAGGCGATGGCGCTGGCCGCGGACTCGGCCGCGGCCTGCAGATCCGGCGCATCGGCGAAGACGATGTTCGGGCTCTTGCCACCCGCCTCCAGCCATACGCGCTTCATGTTCGATTCGCCGGCATAGATCATCAGTTGCTTGGCGATCTTGGTGGAGCCGGTGAACACGATGGTATCGACGTCCATGTGCAGGGCCAGGGCCTTGCCCACGGTATGGCCATGACCCGGCAGGACGTTGAAAACACCAGCCGGAATACCGGCCTCCACGGCCAGGGCGGCGACGCGAATGGCGGTCAGCGGCGATTTCTCGGACGGTTTGAGGATCACCGAGTTACCGGTAGCCAGCGCCGGGCCGAGCTTCCAGGAAGCCATCGTCAGCGGGAAATTCCACGGCACGATGGCCGCCACCACCCCAACCGGCTCGCGGGTGACCAGGCCGAGCTGGTCGTGGGGCGTCGGCGCGACTTCGTCGTAGACCTTGTCGATGGCCTCGGCGCTCCAGCGGATGGCATTGGCAGCCGCCGGAATGTCGATGCTCAGCGAATCGCTGATCGGCTTGCCCATGTCGAGGGTTTCCAGCAGCGCCAGCTCCTCGGCGTTGGCCAGCAACAGCTCCGAGAAACGGATCATCTTGGCCTTGCGCTTGGCCGGCGCGAGGCGCGACCAGGCGCCGGAGTCGAAGGCTGCGCGCGCCGACTTGACCGCCAGCTCCGCGTCGGCCAGGTCGCAACTGGCAACCTGGCCCAGCACCCGACCATCGACCGGGCTGATGCAATCGAAGGTTTCGCCGCTCTGGGCGGCCTGGTATTCACCCTGCACGAAGGCACGGGTCTCGATCTTCAGATCCTTGGCACGCTGTTCCCAGTCGGCACGAGTCAAACGGCTCATCTGATCATCCTCTTCTAGTAGGTGAAGGCGCCTGGCGCCTCGGAAACTGCGAACCACACTAAACCAGCGTCCGCAGGATTTTCAATATTCTTGACACTTTGTCGGGAAATGCCCTTGCTGCGTTCAATTTATTAAACATAGACTCGAGCGAATCGTTAGGGTCCGTTGAAAAACGCAGGTGCTTTCAACAGCCTGTAACGCCCTGCCGTCCCAAGCCGTCGATGGGCATGGGATGATCGCTGCACGTTCTCGGATTGACCACGGAAGCGAATATGAATATCCAGCAGATTGTCGATTTCGCCCAAGGCGGCAGCAGCGCCGAAGAGTACCGCCCAGCCCCTGAAAAAATCCTCAAGGGCGACCCGCTGCAGCAGGTACGCAACCACTACGCCAGCCCCTGCGGCCAGTTCAATGCCGGTGTCTGGGAGGGCGACATCGGCCAGTGGACGGTGAGCTACACCGAGCACGAATACTGCGAAATCCTTCAGGGGGTTTCCGTGCTGCGCGACGGCGAAGGCAACGCCAAGACCGTGCGTGTCGGCGACCGCTTCGTGATCCCGGCCGGCTTCGTCGGCACCTGGGAAGTGCTCGAGCCGTGCCGCAAGGTCTACGTGATCTTCGAGCAGGCCTGAACATCATCGGGAAGAGCGGCGATTTAAAGGGTCACCGCTCGATCCGCCAGCACCAGAGGCCAACCGGCGGAGCAGCGCTCGATGCGCGCCTCGACGCCATAGGCCAGCCGTAGCCAGTCGGCATCCAGCACCTGATCCGCCGTGCCCAGCCGATAGTGGCCGCCGGGCGCCAGCAAGAGCAGGCGATCGCAATGGCGCAGCGCCAGGTTGAGATCGTGACAGGCGACCAGGGCGATACAGCCTCGCTCCTGGGTGAGCTCGCGCACCACCTGCAACACCCGTAGCTGCCAGCGCAGATCCAAGGCGCTGGTCGGCTCGTCGAGCAATAGCAGGCGTGGCTCGCTGACCAGCACCTGGGCCAGGCCGACCAGTTGGCGCTGCCCACCGGACAACTCACTGAGCCGGCGCAACGCCAGCCCCTCGATACCCAGCCGTGACAGCACGGCGGCGATGCGAACGTCGGCATCCCCTGCTGCGCCGCCGCGTGCCCGGCAAGCGCCCTGCAGCAGCTCATACGCCAGCAGGGAAGTCGCCTGTGGCAGGTGTTGCGGCAGGTAGCCGACCCGCGCGCGCTGTCGCCAGGGCGCAATGCCGAGCAGCGGCTGATCGCCCAGTAGCGCCTCCCCCGTCGCCGTGTGCATGCCCGCCAACGCGCGGATCAGCGTCGACTTGCCCACCCCGTTGGGCCCCAGCACGGCCACCATAGCGCCGGGCTCGATAGGCTCAAGGCTCAGGTTCTCCAGCACCAGCCACTTGCCGTGGGCCAGGCGCAGATCGCGAATCAGCAGGCTCATCCACTCACACTCCGCCCACGTGCCAGGATCAACGCCACGAACAGCGGCACGCCGACCACTGCGGTCACCAGGCCGAACGGCAAGATGACGCCGGGCAGCAAGGCGCGGCTGGCCAGCGATGCCAGCGACAGCAGCAAGGCGCCAGCCAGGGCGCTGCCGGGCAGGAAGAAGCGGTGATCCTCGCCCAGCAGCAGGCGCGCCACATGGGGGCCGACCAGGCCGACGAAGCCCACCTCACCGACGAAGGCCGTCGCCACGCCGGTCAGCAGGCTGACCCGCAGCAGCGCCAGTGCGCGCAGGCGCTCGACACGAATGCCCAGGCTGCGTGCCTGCTCCTCCCCCGCACGCAAGGTGGTCATCGCCCAGGCCTGACTCATGGCCCCAAAAAGGCACAGCGACAGTACCCCGGCGACCAGTGCGACCCGCTGCAGGTCGGCACGGGCCAGGCTGCCCAGGGTCCAGAAGACGATCTGCTGCAAGGCGTCGGCGCTGGCCAGGAACTGCAACATGCCGACCAGCGCATTGAGCCCGAACAGCAGGGCGATTCCGAACAGCACCAGGGTGTGCAGCGCCGGGCCGAGCAAGCGCGCCATCAGCAGCAACAGCAGGCAGGCGAGCAAGGCGCAGACGAACGCCGCCAGCGGCAGCAGCACCTGCTGGCCCAGGCTGCCAAGCGACGGGCTGAACACGATGACCAGCGATGCGCCCAGTGTCGCGGCGGCGCCAACACCCAAGGTGAAGGGGCTGGCCAGGGAGTTGTTCAAGGCGGTCTGCATTTCCGCACCGGCCAGCCCGAGGCTGGCGCCGACCACCAGCGCCATCAGCGCGTACGGTACGCGCACTTCGTGAATGATCACCCACTGCGCAGGCGCCAGGCTTTGCGGCTGCAGCAGTCCCTGCAGCACCTGCCACCAGCCGAGGCCCGCCGGGCCGGTGGCCAGGTCGCTGACGAAGGACGCGCCGAGCAGCAGGGTCAGAATCCCCAGGCAGATCACCCGGCGCCAGGCCAATCGCCGATAACCTCGGCGCAGTTCGCTCGCGCTCACAGGCTGATCCAGTAGGTGCCCTGCAGCGGCACCGGCTGAAACTCGCCATACAACTGCGCGAGCGTGGCCTGGGGGTCGAGATCGGCGAAAACGTCGGGGTACAGCCAGCGGGCGAATACCTGCACCGCCACCACATTGAACGGGCTGTTGTAGAAACCGTGCCAGATGGCATGGGTCTGCCCATTGCGGATCGCCGCCAGGTGGCGGATACCGCCCGTGCTGACCAAGCGCTGCAACGACTGGCGGGCCGGCTCGGCTTGCACGCCAGGCCCCAGGGCAATGTAAGGCGCACCCTCGGCCAGGCTGTTCGCCGAGCCCACGGCACTGGCCACGTAATGATCCACCGGCTGGCTGAGCAACAGTTCCAGGCTCAACACACCGGCATGCCCCGGCAGATAGTCCGTTGCCAGGCTACGGCCACCCGCCGCTTCCAGCAGGCCGGCGAGCATGCCGCGCGCCATGCTCTCGCAGCAGCCATCGCCCAGCCCGGCCCGGCTATGCAGAAATACCTGAGGGCCGGGCGGGCCGGGCAACGCATCGCTGACAGCGGCAAGTGCCCTGGCGTGGGCAGCGACGAATGCCTCGGCACGCGCCTCGCGCCCCAGGGCTTGGCCGAGCAGGCGAATGCTGCGTGGCGTATTGATCAGCGGCTGCTCGCGGAAATCGACGAACAGCACGGCGATACCAGCGCGCTGCAGCTGCTCGGTCAGACGCTGCTGATGGCTGCCGGGACCGTGACCGGACAGGCTGAAGATCGCCAGGTCCGGCGCCAGGCTCAGCACCTGCTCCAGGCTGAAAGTATCGGCCGAGCCCTGGCCGATGCGTGGCACCTGCTGCAACGCTGGAAAGGCTTCGCGGTACTGCCGCTCGGTGCCGGGGTCGATCAGCGCCAGATCCGCCGGCATGCCCACCAGGCGGTCGAGCACCTGCTGGCCCTCGAGAATCCCCAGCACCGGCAACAGGCGCCCTTCGCCGAGAACGATGCGCTGCACCTGCCTGGGTACCTCGACCTGCCGCCCGGCGATATCGGTGAGCACCTGCCCAGCGGCAGCCAGGCCGGACTGCAGCGCCAGCCAGACGAGCAAGATGCCCGGCATCACACCGGGCGTACGCGTCGACCACGCCATCAGATACGCAGCGCCACGCCGAGGCGCAGCTCGCGGCCTGGTTCGTAGGAACCCCGCACCCCCTCGAAGCCGGGAATGTGGGTGAAGTCCTCGTTGCTGGCGTGATCCAAGTACTGCTTGTCGAACAGGTTCTTCAGGGTCAGGGTCAAGGTCAGGCGGTCGGCCGCCAGCGGCAGCCATTCGGCGTACAGGTCATGCACGCCGTAACCGGGCTTGCTCACCGTGCCCTGCCCGGTATGCACCGAGTCGATGCTTTCCACGAAACGGCCCTGCCAGCCAACCGTCAGGTCATCGGTGGCACGGTAGTCGGCGAAGGTCGTCCAGGTATCGCCGAGGCTGGTGCCCTGACCGTTGTGTTCGTAGACGTTCAGGCGGCGCCCATCGAGCCGGGCGTTGTTGTGGTGATAGCTCAGGCCGGCACTCACGCGCTGCCAGTGGTAGGCGGTCTGCAGCAGCACGCCTTCGCTCTTCAGGTCACCGATGTTGCCGTAAACGTTGGGCGCGCCGATGGGGTCGGCGACGGCGTCCTCGATGCGCGTCTCGTAGAGCTTGCCGGACAGCTCCCAGCTGGCCAGCCGGTACTCGAAACCGACCTCGCTGGTGCGAGCACGCTCGGCCTTGGTGTTAGGGTCGTTGC encodes:
- a CDS encoding cupin domain-containing protein — translated: MNIQQIVDFAQGGSSAEEYRPAPEKILKGDPLQQVRNHYASPCGQFNAGVWEGDIGQWTVSYTEHEYCEILQGVSVLRDGEGNAKTVRVGDRFVIPAGFVGTWEVLEPCRKVYVIFEQA
- a CDS encoding ABC transporter substrate-binding protein — translated: MAWSTRTPGVMPGILLVWLALQSGLAAAGQVLTDIAGRQVEVPRQVQRIVLGEGRLLPVLGILEGQQVLDRLVGMPADLALIDPGTERQYREAFPALQQVPRIGQGSADTFSLEQVLSLAPDLAIFSLSGHGPGSHQQRLTEQLQRAGIAVLFVDFREQPLINTPRSIRLLGQALGREARAEAFVAAHARALAAVSDALPGPPGPQVFLHSRAGLGDGCCESMARGMLAGLLEAAGGRSLATDYLPGHAGVLSLELLLSQPVDHYVASAVGSANSLAEGAPYIALGPGVQAEPARQSLQRLVSTGGIRHLAAIRNGQTHAIWHGFYNSPFNVVAVQVFARWLYPDVFADLDPQATLAQLYGEFQPVPLQGTYWISL
- a CDS encoding FecCD family ABC transporter permease encodes the protein MSASELRRGYRRLAWRRVICLGILTLLLGASFVSDLATGPAGLGWWQVLQGLLQPQSLAPAQWVIIHEVRVPYALMALVVGASLGLAGAEMQTALNNSLASPFTLGVGAAATLGASLVIVFSPSLGSLGQQVLLPLAAFVCALLACLLLLLMARLLGPALHTLVLFGIALLFGLNALVGMLQFLASADALQQIVFWTLGSLARADLQRVALVAGVLSLCLFGAMSQAWAMTTLRAGEEQARSLGIRVERLRALALLRVSLLTGVATAFVGEVGFVGLVGPHVARLLLGEDHRFFLPGSALAGALLLSLASLASRALLPGVILPFGLVTAVVGVPLFVALILARGRSVSG
- a CDS encoding ABC transporter ATP-binding protein; its protein translation is MSLLIRDLRLAHGKWLVLENLSLEPIEPGAMVAVLGPNGVGKSTLIRALAGMHTATGEALLGDQPLLGIAPWRQRARVGYLPQHLPQATSLLAYELLQGACRARGGAAGDADVRIAAVLSRLGIEGLALRRLSELSGGQRQLVGLAQVLVSEPRLLLLDEPTSALDLRWQLRVLQVVRELTQERGCIALVACHDLNLALRHCDRLLLLAPGGHYRLGTADQVLDADWLRLAYGVEARIERCSAGWPLVLADRAVTL
- a CDS encoding MFS transporter codes for the protein MRWGTYFAVCAAVISIGLAMGTTMPLVSLRLESWGYGSFAIGIMAATPAIGVLLGASLAGRLASRCPTPRLMQLCLLVGALSVAGLALMQSYAVWLLLRLLLGVTLTVVFILGESWINQLAVEKWRGRLVALYGTGYALSQLCGPLLLSVLGTDTDLGFWFGITLLIGGSLLLIGRTGAPVVDAHSASGRGLLVFCQRMPAIAWAVMLFAAFEAMMLTLLPIYGLRQGFTQEVALFMASVVVVGDAALQLPIGLLADRISRVTLFRGCGVVLLFSSLGIPLLLHTPIIWPVLVLFGASAGGLFTLSLILIGERFRDDQLVRANSHVAQLWGIGCLIGPLATGAVSQWVSGHALPILMALGAAGFVWLAWRPDAFDERVTLAGR
- a CDS encoding aldehyde dehydrogenase; this encodes MSRLTRADWEQRAKDLKIETRAFVQGEYQAAQSGETFDCISPVDGRVLGQVASCDLADAELAVKSARAAFDSGAWSRLAPAKRKAKMIRFSELLLANAEELALLETLDMGKPISDSLSIDIPAAANAIRWSAEAIDKVYDEVAPTPHDQLGLVTREPVGVVAAIVPWNFPLTMASWKLGPALATGNSVILKPSEKSPLTAIRVAALAVEAGIPAGVFNVLPGHGHTVGKALALHMDVDTIVFTGSTKIAKQLMIYAGESNMKRVWLEAGGKSPNIVFADAPDLQAAAESAASAIAFNQGEVCTAGSRLLVENSIKERFLPMVVEALKGWKAGNPLDPETNVGALVDTQQMNTVLGYIEAGHKDGATLLLGGKRTLQESGGTYVEPTIFDGVTNAMTIAREEIFGPVLSVIGFDSAEQAVQIANDTVYGLAAAVWTADISKAHLTARALRAGSVWVNQYDGGDMTAPFGGFKQSGNGRDKSLHAFDKYTELKATWIKL